A portion of the Acidisarcina polymorpha genome contains these proteins:
- a CDS encoding alpha/beta fold hydrolase, which yields MSDAVTTRLIDANHLRFEVMECGEGEKFALCLHGFPEHAISWRAQMPALAAAGYRVWAVNQRGYGRSSRPQKVNDYSIEKLMADVAGLIDQATREFNPREVALLGHDWGAAIAWFFAMRRLRPIDALVILNVPHPACFRAALRHWRQLRKSWYIGFFQIPLLPDLLLRAAHGKAVERMFLRSSCHPEYFSSEILAVYRENVSQPGAATAMIDWYRAFARGGFQRQMRMGFPRIDTRTLVIWGLEDVALDPITLHGTERYVTDYTLRTLPGFSHWVQQEAPEVVSAMITAFLAKHRVPTLQAFRESAEAGRAPS from the coding sequence ATGTCAGATGCAGTGACAACCCGGTTGATTGACGCGAATCATCTTCGATTTGAAGTTATGGAGTGCGGCGAAGGAGAGAAGTTTGCGCTCTGTCTTCACGGTTTTCCCGAACATGCAATCAGTTGGCGCGCCCAGATGCCCGCGCTGGCTGCGGCAGGGTATCGAGTCTGGGCCGTGAACCAACGGGGCTACGGGAGGTCAAGCCGGCCTCAAAAAGTCAATGATTATTCAATCGAGAAGCTGATGGCGGACGTGGCGGGCCTGATCGATCAAGCAACGAGAGAATTCAATCCACGTGAGGTGGCGCTTTTGGGCCACGATTGGGGAGCGGCGATTGCCTGGTTCTTTGCCATGCGCCGGCTCCGGCCAATCGACGCTTTAGTGATCCTGAACGTTCCGCATCCAGCTTGTTTTCGAGCTGCGCTCCGGCACTGGCGTCAACTTCGCAAGTCCTGGTATATCGGCTTCTTCCAAATCCCGTTGCTGCCTGATCTCCTGTTGCGCGCTGCGCATGGGAAGGCCGTCGAGCGGATGTTCCTTCGCTCTTCGTGCCACCCGGAATATTTTTCGTCGGAGATTTTAGCGGTCTATCGCGAGAACGTCAGCCAACCGGGAGCGGCGACCGCGATGATCGACTGGTATAGAGCATTTGCACGCGGAGGTTTTCAGCGGCAGATGAGAATGGGATTTCCCAGGATCGATACTCGGACCCTTGTCATCTGGGGATTGGAAGATGTGGCTTTGGATCCGATCACGCTGCATGGAACCGAGCGTTACGTGACTGACTATACTCTGCGTACGTTGCCTGGATTTTCTCATTGGGTCCAGCAAGAGGCTCCAGAGGTAGTGAGCGCCATGATCACGGCATTTCTGGCAAAGCATCGTGTGCCCACGCTTCAGGCGTTTCGAGAGAGCGCGGAAGCTGGCCGCGCTCCGTCCTGA
- a CDS encoding XdhC family protein, which yields MSVETRKLVQLWKSMRANREEGALATVIRVAGSSYRKPGARMMITRSGLRVGTVSGGCLEGEVSKKIWWLTEGGPAVKDYNTAYDDDSQANHGLGCDGVVSLLLERTSEASGVLEALRVAVEERTPSAIVTVVSTDSADVPVGSRLIITSSQDLPPATGISAELERLLLPMALDVLESAQSSTASMTLAGKAFEVCGEYVAPPAALFVFGAGDDAQPLAKLAAEMGWEVSIADGRSNLSSQARFPTAQRVAILSLDDPLKDLPIAPGDAAVVLTHSYQQDFAILRHLLPLPLGYLGVLGPKRRTMRIVDEIARLTGVDRREALGTLRSPVGLDLGAGSPEIIALSIIAEIQAALTQRSAAPLHLASSPELLFTATSGE from the coding sequence ATGTCGGTCGAAACCCGGAAATTGGTGCAACTGTGGAAGAGCATGCGGGCAAACCGGGAAGAAGGCGCACTTGCCACGGTGATACGCGTTGCCGGCTCGTCTTATCGCAAGCCTGGTGCGCGAATGATGATTACTCGCAGCGGCCTCCGTGTGGGGACGGTAAGTGGTGGCTGCCTTGAAGGAGAGGTCAGCAAAAAAATTTGGTGGCTGACGGAAGGGGGTCCAGCCGTCAAGGATTACAACACCGCCTATGACGACGATTCGCAAGCGAACCACGGACTGGGATGCGACGGCGTCGTTTCGCTGCTGCTTGAGCGGACGTCAGAAGCAAGTGGGGTCCTTGAGGCATTGCGCGTGGCCGTTGAGGAGCGTACGCCTTCTGCGATCGTGACTGTAGTCAGCACCGATTCAGCGGACGTTCCTGTTGGCAGCCGGTTGATCATCACCTCCAGTCAAGACCTCCCACCAGCAACCGGTATCTCTGCCGAGCTGGAGCGGCTACTGTTGCCGATGGCGCTTGACGTTCTCGAAAGTGCGCAATCCAGCACGGCATCGATGACACTCGCAGGAAAGGCGTTCGAGGTGTGTGGGGAGTACGTCGCACCGCCCGCGGCCCTCTTTGTCTTCGGTGCGGGTGATGATGCGCAGCCGCTGGCAAAGTTGGCGGCCGAAATGGGATGGGAGGTCTCGATTGCCGACGGACGATCCAACCTTTCTAGCCAGGCGCGATTTCCCACGGCGCAGCGAGTTGCAATCCTTTCGCTTGATGACCCATTAAAGGACCTGCCCATTGCGCCTGGCGATGCCGCAGTTGTGCTGACCCATAGCTACCAGCAGGATTTCGCGATCCTTCGTCACCTTCTACCGCTGCCGCTTGGCTATCTTGGGGTGCTGGGTCCGAAGCGGCGAACGATGCGCATTGTCGATGAAATTGCGCGGCTGACCGGCGTTGATCGCCGTGAAGCTCTGGGCACATTGCGATCGCCGGTCGGCCTCGACCTGGGGGCTGGATCTCCGGAGATTATCGCCCTCTCCATCATCGCCGAGATTCAGGCAGCCTTAACTCAGAGGAGTGCCGCCCCTCTGCATCTGGCCAGTTCGCCGGAGCTTTTGTTTACGGCTACCAGTGGTGAATAA
- a CDS encoding nucleotidyltransferase family protein yields MNNCAAIVLAAGDSTRLGQPKQLVRIGRESLLRRTTRLALKVGCSPTFVVLGANAEMLSVELTDLGCSPIVNENWPSGIASSIKAGVQAALETSPLPECILILVCDQPGLGLPILRNLLSTHSSQRKIATASRYRETVGVPAVFDREVFAELLQLSGDQGARRILLRHLDQVAAVDFPDGDFDIDTPEDLAQLGLRRS; encoded by the coding sequence GTGAATAACTGCGCGGCTATTGTGCTTGCGGCTGGCGATTCGACGCGGCTGGGCCAGCCCAAACAACTCGTTCGGATCGGAAGAGAGTCCCTGCTGCGACGCACGACAAGGCTCGCGCTTAAAGTGGGGTGTAGCCCCACTTTTGTGGTCCTGGGCGCTAATGCGGAGATGCTGTCGGTAGAACTGACTGACCTCGGCTGTTCGCCGATCGTCAACGAGAATTGGCCGAGCGGAATCGCCTCGTCGATCAAAGCCGGTGTCCAAGCTGCGCTCGAAACCAGTCCCCTGCCCGAGTGCATCCTGATCCTGGTTTGCGATCAGCCCGGGCTGGGATTACCGATCTTGCGGAATCTGCTGAGCACGCACTCGTCGCAGCGGAAAATCGCCACAGCTTCCCGCTACCGGGAGACAGTCGGAGTGCCAGCGGTCTTCGACCGAGAAGTCTTTGCGGAACTTCTCCAGCTTTCCGGGGACCAGGGGGCGCGTCGCATTCTCCTCCGGCATCTTGATCAGGTAGCCGCCGTGGATTTTCCGGACGGCGATTTTGACATTGATACGCCGGAAGACCTTGCACAGCTTGGTCTTCGAAGGAGTTAG
- a CDS encoding MogA/MoaB family molybdenum cofactor biosynthesis protein — MSEIPLRAAVITVSDRVHRGVYEDKSGPAAQASLKELGFEIVATVVVPDEAPAITDALLTWSSKAELVVTTGGTGCAPRDLTPEATMPVLERLVPGIAEKMRIAGSTFEPRSWLSRGVSGLRGRCLIVNLPGSPKGVIESLDAVGMVLIHAIRLANGDTAH; from the coding sequence ATGAGCGAGATTCCGCTACGCGCTGCCGTGATCACGGTGAGTGATCGTGTCCATCGTGGGGTCTATGAAGACAAATCCGGCCCCGCCGCTCAAGCGAGCCTCAAAGAACTTGGATTCGAGATCGTTGCGACGGTAGTCGTTCCGGACGAAGCGCCAGCAATCACTGACGCCTTGCTGACGTGGTCGTCGAAAGCAGAGCTTGTGGTGACGACGGGTGGCACCGGCTGCGCCCCGCGCGATCTCACGCCGGAAGCGACTATGCCGGTGCTGGAGCGCCTGGTGCCGGGAATTGCGGAGAAGATGCGAATCGCGGGGAGTACTTTTGAGCCGCGGTCCTGGCTCTCCCGTGGCGTCTCCGGGCTGCGGGGCAGGTGCCTGATTGTGAATCTGCCGGGTAGTCCTAAAGGTGTCATTGAGAGCCTGGATGCGGTGGGCATGGTGCTAATCCACGCGATTCGGCTGGCGAATGGCGACACCGCGCACTAA
- the moaC gene encoding cyclic pyranopterin monophosphate synthase MoaC: MESSLSREPKLSHLRSDGSVRMVDVSGKGDTLREAEAQAMVRLGRAALRALRDNPKGDVLEVARIAGIMAAKRTAELIPLCHNLPLTGIDVEVSVRGTLVRIRGRVRTTAGTGVEMEALTAVTVAALTVYDMCKAAGHGITIEQICLLKKSGGRSGTYVKKSAPRRAKG, translated from the coding sequence ATGGAAAGTTCTCTTAGCCGTGAACCAAAGCTCTCGCATCTCCGGTCCGACGGTTCGGTGCGAATGGTGGATGTCTCGGGAAAAGGCGATACGCTTCGCGAAGCCGAGGCACAGGCGATGGTTCGACTGGGTCGCGCTGCGCTCCGTGCCTTACGGGACAATCCCAAGGGCGATGTGCTGGAGGTCGCCCGCATAGCCGGAATTATGGCCGCCAAACGGACGGCGGAGCTGATCCCGCTGTGCCATAACCTGCCTCTGACCGGGATCGATGTGGAGGTGTCGGTGCGCGGTACGCTGGTTCGCATTCGCGGGCGGGTACGCACCACCGCCGGCACCGGAGTCGAGATGGAAGCTCTAACCGCGGTAACCGTCGCCGCGCTCACTGTCTATGACATGTGCAAAGCCGCCGGTCACGGCATCACCATCGAGCAAATCTGCCTCTTAAAAAAGAGCGGAGGCCGCAGTGGCACCTATGTGAAGAAGAGCGCGCCGAGAAGAGCGAAGGGATGA
- a CDS encoding molybdenum cofactor biosynthesis protein MoaE — MRVRVLLFGPLAEIYGVREESLELPGSPRAEDVYQHYRQRDSRLGQLEKSLHLAVNQVVVGPNHPLAPEDEVALLPPVCGGSDAIAISPPDIIDLLDGPLEAHPWRKHLVNKAGSYGAISTFEGLVRKEDDADPVVALAFDAYRPMALGALRAVAEEARRRWPIQGIVMLHRLGTVPAGEVCVVTAVATGHRGEAFAACKFLIDTLKATVPIWKKEITASRSHWVEGVLLPGAATAEDLVS; from the coding sequence ATGCGTGTCCGTGTGCTGCTTTTTGGACCTTTGGCGGAGATCTACGGCGTTCGCGAAGAGTCGCTTGAACTTCCCGGTTCTCCCCGCGCCGAAGATGTCTACCAGCACTACCGCCAGCGTGACAGTCGCCTCGGTCAGCTGGAGAAATCCCTTCATCTTGCGGTCAATCAGGTCGTTGTTGGTCCGAATCATCCACTTGCCCCGGAAGATGAAGTCGCCTTGCTGCCTCCAGTCTGCGGCGGATCGGACGCCATCGCGATCTCTCCTCCCGACATCATCGATCTTCTGGATGGGCCGCTCGAAGCCCACCCCTGGCGAAAACACCTTGTGAATAAGGCTGGGAGTTATGGAGCTATTTCTACCTTTGAAGGGCTGGTTCGCAAAGAAGATGATGCCGATCCGGTGGTCGCACTCGCGTTTGACGCTTACCGTCCGATGGCGCTTGGCGCTCTCCGCGCAGTCGCCGAGGAAGCCCGTCGGCGTTGGCCTATCCAGGGAATCGTCATGCTGCATCGGCTTGGGACCGTTCCTGCGGGCGAGGTCTGCGTGGTAACAGCCGTCGCCACTGGGCACCGCGGGGAAGCCTTTGCCGCCTGCAAGTTTCTCATCGACACTCTCAAGGCAACCGTTCCAATCTGGAAGAAGGAGATTACCGCTTCCCGGTCTCACTGGGTTGAAGGAGTCCTGTTGCCAGGGGCGGCAACTGCTGAGGACCTAGTGTCCTGA
- a CDS encoding extracellular solute-binding protein: protein MSAAGLGIPAALAQATQVVIVDRAATLTLPFDTLARNLPTLECRQRSAGSRFLLHSDVDLNQPVDVLALADVTLFEKPGSPAQTARFPWWSTFAGNEIGIAYTARSKAADQISAANWPQILQQSGVQTAYSDPETDPEGYNTVIAWTLAESYYHLPGFAARLRAAIPQKNIRSDSTQLLALLSAGEVDYAWEYRSVAEQHQLKFLRLPKQINLSDPSLAQCYKNACIDLHHAGTVQQQCGRPILYAVAIAADAPHPEAAAQFVQALYGDAGRNALQSAFQQPLAAKVGGDIATAPDWLKMLAK, encoded by the coding sequence TTGTCTGCCGCAGGCCTCGGAATCCCCGCGGCGCTGGCCCAGGCGACTCAGGTCGTCATCGTCGATCGGGCCGCTACTCTCACGCTGCCATTCGATACTTTAGCCAGAAACCTGCCTACTCTTGAATGCCGCCAACGGAGCGCCGGATCCCGCTTCCTTCTGCACAGCGACGTGGATTTGAACCAGCCGGTCGATGTGCTCGCGCTCGCCGATGTCACTCTGTTTGAGAAGCCAGGAAGTCCGGCACAGACTGCTCGCTTTCCCTGGTGGTCGACCTTCGCGGGTAATGAGATTGGCATCGCCTACACCGCCAGATCGAAGGCCGCCGACCAGATCAGCGCGGCGAATTGGCCCCAGATCCTCCAGCAGAGCGGGGTGCAGACCGCCTACTCCGATCCGGAAACCGACCCGGAGGGCTATAACACCGTCATCGCCTGGACGCTGGCCGAGAGCTACTATCACCTGCCTGGATTCGCCGCGAGGCTTCGCGCTGCCATTCCACAAAAGAACATCCGCAGCGACTCCACCCAGCTGCTTGCCTTGCTAAGCGCGGGCGAGGTCGATTACGCCTGGGAGTATCGTTCCGTCGCCGAGCAGCATCAACTCAAATTCCTGCGTTTGCCCAAGCAGATCAATCTCAGCGACCCATCCCTCGCACAATGCTACAAAAATGCCTGTATCGACCTGCATCACGCCGGGACGGTCCAGCAGCAGTGCGGCCGCCCGATTCTGTACGCCGTGGCGATCGCCGCCGACGCCCCCCACCCCGAAGCGGCAGCCCAATTCGTCCAGGCACTCTACGGCGACGCAGGTCGGAACGCGCTGCAATCAGCCTTTCAGCAACCATTAGCGGCTAAGGTCGGCGGAGATATTGCAACCGCGCCGGATTGGCTGAAGATGCTGGCAAAGTGA
- a CDS encoding ABC transporter permease, with product MKQSPADRRLHALAATLGALLLAFLIVPLVQLSWVSPLAILELFTVPEVREALILTFSCAAAAATIGLVFAGALGYWLAKRPVWISRILLPLIDIPLLIPHPVAGIALLLLLARPGLLNRLLESLHLSPGSGSLLGTPAAIIAAMVFVSAPYQVQVCRQAFAGLDPAYALRARTLGAGPWRTLLQIELPLVRRNLLGGAAVALARSASEFGAILVVAYFPRTLPVLIYERFSNEGLDAVRPLAALMIIAGLLLQGVLHYLQPNEALEHA from the coding sequence GTGAAGCAAAGCCCAGCCGACCGTCGTCTTCATGCCCTCGCGGCCACTCTGGGTGCGCTGCTACTTGCCTTCCTGATCGTCCCGCTGGTTCAACTCAGCTGGGTTTCGCCGCTGGCGATCCTTGAACTCTTCACCGTTCCCGAGGTCCGCGAGGCTCTGATCCTCACCTTTAGCTGCGCCGCTGCCGCAGCCACAATAGGCCTCGTATTCGCTGGGGCGCTCGGCTATTGGCTTGCTAAACGGCCGGTCTGGATCTCCCGCATCCTGCTTCCGCTCATCGACATCCCACTGCTCATTCCGCACCCAGTCGCGGGCATCGCGCTGCTCCTGCTGCTTGCGCGTCCCGGCTTGCTGAATCGGCTCCTCGAGTCGCTCCATCTCTCGCCGGGCTCGGGATCGCTGCTCGGCACGCCCGCGGCCATTATTGCGGCCATGGTTTTCGTCTCCGCGCCGTACCAGGTGCAGGTCTGCCGCCAGGCCTTTGCCGGACTGGATCCCGCTTATGCCCTGCGCGCGCGCACCCTCGGCGCTGGCCCGTGGCGTACCTTGCTGCAGATTGAACTCCCGCTCGTCCGCCGCAATCTGCTTGGCGGGGCGGCGGTAGCGCTCGCTCGCTCCGCCTCGGAGTTCGGCGCGATCCTGGTCGTCGCTTACTTCCCGCGAACCCTGCCGGTACTGATCTACGAAAGATTTTCAAACGAAGGCCTAGACGCCGTCCGCCCGCTGGCCGCCCTGATGATCATCGCCGGGTTGTTGCTCCAGGGGGTGCTTCATTACTTACAGCCGAACGAGGCGCTCGAACATGCCTGA
- a CDS encoding ATP-binding cassette domain-containing protein, translating to MPESSFEGSSGLPSLKVTALSLSKGAMTLGPASFTLPGAGCWWLAGVSGAGKSLLLESLAGFHAESVGNILASGKDVGLRAPEYRSIALLPQRWRLFPHWTVGRNLAFAANLSDSNTIRSRQLAEKLQVEHLLDRPTSALSGGETQRIALIQTLLSPARILLLDEPLSAVDAALQSAVLDLLQQESTTNQRICLIAAHRPTPEYPMKGTFWIDGGQLAQKP from the coding sequence ATGCCTGAAAGCTCGTTCGAAGGCTCGTCTGGGCTTCCTTCCCTGAAAGTGACGGCGCTCTCGCTTTCCAAAGGCGCAATGACGCTCGGGCCGGCCAGCTTCACCTTGCCCGGTGCGGGATGCTGGTGGCTTGCGGGGGTCAGCGGGGCGGGCAAATCGCTGCTTTTGGAGTCACTCGCCGGCTTCCACGCCGAGTCGGTTGGCAACATACTCGCGAGCGGAAAGGATGTCGGCCTCCGTGCTCCCGAGTACCGCTCCATCGCTCTGCTGCCTCAGCGCTGGAGGCTCTTCCCGCACTGGACGGTTGGCCGGAACCTCGCCTTCGCGGCGAATCTTAGCGATTCGAATACGATTCGGAGCAGACAGCTGGCTGAGAAACTTCAGGTGGAGCATCTGCTCGACCGTCCGACCAGCGCTCTTAGCGGGGGAGAAACCCAACGCATCGCCCTGATCCAGACGCTTCTTTCCCCGGCGCGGATCCTGTTGCTCGATGAACCCCTCTCGGCGGTTGATGCGGCGCTGCAATCTGCGGTGCTTGACTTGTTGCAGCAAGAATCCACAACCAACCAGCGGATTTGCCTGATCGCCGCGCATCGTCCAACCCCCGAATATCCGATGAAAGGAACCTTTTGGATCGACGGAGGTCAGTTGGCCCAAAAACCGTAA
- the moaA gene encoding GTP 3',8-cyclase MoaA, which translates to MPLTDKLGRRITDLRVSITDRCNYRCVYCRSGEEDVPFSELPIADYVRLVRVFVSLGIEKVRITGGEPLLRRELLPMIEQLSSMTTAGSGKPLDVAITTNGHLLAKLAQPLRDAGLSRVTVSMDAVDPAKFARITRVANGYEAVVAGIRAAKRVGLEPVKINAVIMRGFNEDQIADFARFSRDEGVIVRFIEFMPLEEGRVWAPDVVLGYNEMLDILNSYRSLVPLPPTTIGETAMRYTFDDGVGEVGIIAPVSRAFCGACSRVRLTSDGKIRTCLFSQSDHDLYGVLQRGGTDADLAAFIEATIQKKEARHHIGEPGFLKPSRSMVHIGG; encoded by the coding sequence GTGCCATTAACCGACAAACTCGGACGCAGAATCACCGACCTGCGAGTTTCGATCACTGATCGCTGCAACTATCGCTGCGTCTACTGTCGTTCCGGCGAAGAAGATGTGCCGTTCTCTGAACTCCCGATCGCGGACTACGTTCGTCTGGTGCGCGTCTTTGTCTCGCTGGGTATCGAGAAAGTGCGGATCACCGGGGGCGAACCGCTGCTGCGTAGAGAACTCCTGCCCATGATCGAGCAACTTTCCTCGATGACAACGGCAGGTTCCGGCAAACCGCTCGATGTTGCCATCACTACCAACGGGCACTTGCTCGCCAAACTCGCGCAGCCACTCAGAGATGCCGGACTTTCCCGGGTCACGGTCAGCATGGATGCGGTCGATCCGGCGAAGTTCGCGAGAATCACCCGGGTCGCGAATGGCTATGAAGCCGTCGTGGCCGGAATTCGAGCTGCCAAACGGGTCGGCCTCGAGCCGGTCAAGATCAATGCCGTCATCATGCGCGGCTTCAATGAGGATCAGATCGCCGACTTCGCCCGCTTCTCTCGCGACGAAGGAGTCATTGTTCGCTTCATTGAATTCATGCCGCTCGAAGAAGGACGAGTCTGGGCGCCCGATGTGGTCCTCGGCTACAACGAAATGCTGGACATCCTGAACAGCTATCGTTCGCTGGTGCCGCTACCGCCAACCACAATCGGCGAGACCGCCATGCGTTATACCTTCGACGACGGCGTTGGCGAAGTCGGCATCATCGCCCCTGTATCCAGAGCGTTTTGCGGAGCCTGCAGCCGCGTGCGGCTCACCTCCGACGGTAAGATCCGCACATGCCTTTTTTCGCAGTCGGACCACGATCTCTACGGAGTTCTGCAACGCGGAGGAACCGATGCCGACCTGGCCGCGTTTATCGAGGCAACGATCCAGAAGAAAGAAGCCCGCCACCACATCGGCGAGCCCGGCTTCCTCAAACCATCCCGGAGCATGGTCCACATCGGCGGGTGA
- the fdhD gene encoding formate dehydrogenase accessory sulfurtransferase FdhD: MMNGTSQSMARSPRRSVEVTEVIEWRDGETRRVVDYLAAEEPLEIRIFSAGASSVPVSVTMRTPGHDLELAAGFLLTEGIIDDAQELLGIHALTDETTGKSNVVEVEISSSEYDPAAMQRNFFAASSCGICGKASIEAIRRRGLRASNPGFRVTPEVLCSLGEKLRSDQAIFEMTGGLHAAGLFTASGELLTSREDIGRHNAVDKIVGWALLEKQLPLSEHILMVSGRGGFELAQKAIAAGIPVMASVSAPSSLAVKLSRELGLTLVGFLRGSRFVIYSGAERLLQSAS, translated from the coding sequence ATGATGAACGGAACCAGTCAGTCGATGGCACGTTCGCCGCGACGGAGCGTCGAAGTCACCGAGGTCATCGAGTGGCGCGACGGCGAGACACGGCGCGTCGTCGATTATCTTGCCGCTGAAGAGCCGTTGGAGATTCGCATTTTTTCCGCCGGAGCGTCCAGTGTTCCAGTCTCGGTAACAATGCGTACACCCGGGCACGACCTTGAACTGGCCGCCGGATTTCTGCTGACCGAGGGGATCATTGATGATGCGCAAGAGCTGCTTGGAATTCACGCACTGACCGATGAGACCACTGGCAAGAGCAACGTCGTCGAGGTTGAGATCAGCTCTTCGGAATATGACCCTGCAGCCATGCAGCGGAATTTCTTCGCCGCTTCGAGTTGCGGCATTTGCGGAAAGGCGTCGATTGAGGCAATCCGGAGAAGGGGATTGCGCGCCTCGAACCCTGGTTTCCGGGTGACGCCGGAGGTTCTTTGCTCGCTCGGCGAAAAGCTACGCAGCGATCAGGCGATCTTCGAGATGACGGGCGGCCTGCATGCCGCGGGCTTATTCACAGCTTCAGGTGAGTTGCTGACGAGTCGCGAAGACATAGGCCGTCATAATGCTGTCGACAAGATTGTCGGATGGGCGCTTCTTGAGAAACAGCTTCCGTTGTCAGAGCACATCCTGATGGTAAGCGGTCGCGGCGGCTTCGAGTTGGCGCAGAAGGCGATTGCTGCGGGGATTCCGGTGATGGCTTCGGTTTCCGCTCCTTCGAGCCTGGCGGTCAAGCTGTCACGCGAGTTGGGCTTGACGCTGGTGGGTTTCTTGCGGGGCTCAAGGTTTGTGATTTACTCAGGTGCGGAGCGGCTGCTTCAATCGGCGAGTTGA
- a CDS encoding VOC family protein: MAFAIEQLDHLVLTVANLNATIDFYTEVLGMDAVTFEGRKALRFGEQKINLHQRGHEFNPKAAHPTPGSGDLCFITLTPLEEVVEYLTALRVHVEEGPVDRTGAVGKIRSVYIRDPDHNLVEISNYL; encoded by the coding sequence ATGGCATTTGCTATCGAACAACTCGATCATCTCGTGCTCACCGTCGCCAACCTCAACGCCACGATCGACTTCTATACTGAAGTTCTCGGCATGGACGCTGTCACCTTTGAAGGCCGGAAGGCGCTGCGATTTGGCGAGCAAAAGATCAACTTGCACCAGCGCGGACACGAGTTCAATCCCAAGGCAGCGCACCCGACACCCGGCTCCGGAGACCTATGTTTCATAACCCTCACCCCACTGGAGGAAGTCGTCGAGTATCTGACCGCCTTGCGTGTTCACGTTGAAGAAGGACCAGTCGACCGGACCGGGGCAGTCGGCAAAATCCGCTCCGTCTACATACGCGATCCCGATCATAATCTGGTCGAGATCTCCAATTATCTCTGA
- a CDS encoding molybdenum cofactor guanylyltransferase has translation MDLRDPTNAEVNRNPPLAFSACVLAGGRSTRMGSDKAFLRIGDEFLLERQLRCLRACGAQELLISGRPDVNYSRFDARTIHDQEPDCGPIGGLAAVLPRSSQDLVLLLAVDMPAMTPAMLHKILCKCTSTSGCVPMEGERYQPLAAVYPKGAQQLIESHLAQGKYSMQGFVRDALEAGLVQSLPLESSEVIYFTNWNQPSDWQSQPPAYPSQQT, from the coding sequence ATGGATTTGCGCGACCCGACAAATGCTGAGGTCAACCGAAATCCGCCGCTTGCGTTCTCCGCTTGCGTTCTGGCCGGAGGACGTTCTACCCGCATGGGCAGCGATAAGGCCTTTCTGCGAATCGGGGATGAATTTCTTCTGGAGCGCCAACTTCGGTGTCTGCGAGCGTGTGGAGCTCAAGAACTGCTGATCTCCGGTCGCCCGGATGTTAACTATTCGCGCTTCGACGCACGAACAATTCACGACCAAGAGCCGGACTGTGGTCCGATAGGAGGCTTAGCGGCCGTGCTGCCCCGCTCGAGCCAGGATCTTGTTCTTCTGTTAGCAGTGGACATGCCCGCTATGACACCCGCCATGCTGCACAAAATACTCTGTAAATGCACCAGCACAAGCGGCTGTGTGCCCATGGAGGGAGAAAGATATCAACCTCTCGCCGCCGTTTACCCCAAGGGTGCGCAGCAATTGATCGAAAGCCATCTAGCTCAAGGGAAATACTCGATGCAGGGCTTTGTGCGCGACGCCCTTGAGGCTGGGCTGGTGCAAAGCCTTCCACTTGAAAGCTCGGAAGTAATCTACTTTACGAACTGGAACCAGCCATCCGACTGGCAATCCCAGCCGCCGGCCTATCCAAGTCAGCAAACATGA
- a CDS encoding DUF7009 family protein, producing MKLRIHGKSLRLRISRSELTRFVETGLLEETIYFGVNASAGLTYALAWDDSSLEVGVEAAPGRVKIVLPAVDSRIWASTDRVGLGGEVDLGVRGVLSVLVEKDFACLDRNEEENADTFPNPLAAHVC from the coding sequence GTGAAACTTCGCATACACGGGAAGTCTCTGCGTCTGCGTATCTCACGGTCGGAGTTGACGCGTTTTGTTGAGACCGGGCTGCTCGAAGAGACGATCTACTTCGGAGTCAACGCAAGTGCGGGACTGACCTATGCTCTCGCTTGGGATGATTCCAGTTTGGAAGTGGGCGTTGAAGCCGCCCCGGGCCGCGTCAAGATTGTGTTGCCTGCCGTGGACTCGAGAATCTGGGCAAGCACCGATCGGGTTGGGCTCGGCGGGGAGGTCGATTTAGGTGTCCGGGGAGTCTTGTCGGTGCTGGTAGAGAAGGACTTTGCCTGCCTGGATCGCAACGAAGAAGAGAACGCCGACACCTTCCCGAATCCTCTGGCCGCTCATGTTTGCTGA